GCTCCAGACCACGAACAGCTATCTATATCGAATGCTGGCGGCGAAAGTCGAAGTGGTAAGAAAATCCCTCGACTGGAAACGGTCGTGCCGGTTCGATTCCGGCCTCGGGCACCATCTTTGTCAACTTCGCATTATTTTGTGCTGTGCTAGTGAAGAGACCTACTACACTGGTGTGGAAGGAACAGGTCCAGTCTTGCGTTTCTTTGCCGTTTCCGTGCTGCGCTTGTCGATCTTTCCACGCCACGTTTCCAGCGCCATGATGTCGTCAAGAAGCTCATCAGGTTCAGGGATCGCGATCCCTCCCATTAGTGCCTTGTCGTGTGCGTAGTTTGAGCACTTTGTCATACCTGCATTCACCTGAGCGTAGTCGTCGTCCTCGACCATCACGCCAGCAAGCCTTTGGGTCTCTACACCTTTTCGGAAGCGCAGGATGACTTCACGCAGTAGAACCTCCTCGACGGCACGCTCCCATGCCATGCGCAAATGAAAGTAGGCTTCGATTGTCAGCCTCCGGTGTTCCTGTTCTTCGCCATCGTTATGAAGTTTTGCGATAGCTTGATGCTGCGCCTTCAAGGCACCGATGCGTTTGCTTGCGTTTTTCCCTTCGAATGGCAAATCCGGGTGAGCCACTCCAAAGCCTTCAGCACGCCGGACCAAGCTTTGGGTGACAATTGGGACGCCAGCCAGTTTCGCTTCCTCGGCGAGCACGCACAAGAAGTAAATATCGTGGGTGAACACGATTACTTGGCGCTGTGCCGCTTCGATGGATAGGCGTTTCGCCACGCGCTCGCGCCGACGGTGGTCAAGTGACGAGACGGGGTCATCAAACACGATGCCGCCCTTGCCTCCACTCAGCCCAACTTCAGCCAGAAAGGAACCGATCGCAACCGCTCGTTGCTCACCCTCGCTCAAGATGTCGCCTGGACTGCGGCTTTGTGGCAGTTCCAATTTGAGTTTATGCAAGGCTTTGCCACGATCTGAACGACTTTGCAATGAAACGCGTAGCGTGCCTACTCCGAGCGCCTTGAACTCGCGGTTCAGAGCCTCGGTAAGTTCTTTGGATACTACCTTTTCCGCCAGCTCCGATGCCTTCAATGAGATGGCGTTTGTCTTCACCGCTGATAGGCATTTCATGAGCTTTGCCTGATGGGCAAGTCGGCTGACAGCCATGGCGACAGCACCCTTGACTTGGCTTAGTCGTACTCGTGCATCCAATTCCATGAACTGCTTTTGCAACGCGGCTCGGGCTTTCTCGTCCGATGCTTTTTCCAAGGTCTCGGCTTCGGAATTCAGCTTGTTTGCCAGTGCCTGGAGCCGAGCTGCTGGATTGACCAGAGCCTGATTGATGTCATTCCACTGGTGTGAGATCACTGCTGCTTTGATGGCCTCTTGGCGAGCAGTCAGAAGTGGTTCAAAAGCCTTGGCATCAGCGGCAAGTTGCGGATCCAGGGCTTCGATTTCTCCATGTGTCACATCGTCGAGGTTTAGCGTCAGGTTTTGTGTAATGAATGGCTTATACTCAGCGTACAGTGCAGCACGGCGTGCTTGAGAGGTCTTCTCCGCTTCCTGCTGGATGAAAGCCTCGAAGCGCAGTAAGCGGTCAGCGCCTTCGGCAAGAGGCTGCTGGCAAAGCGGGCAAGGTGCGTCTGCGCCCAGTTCCGGAAATCCTTTATCTGGATGGGATTCTGCTGCGAACTTGCGAGCAGCATCGAACAGTTCACGCCATGCTTCGCCGCCAGTGCCTGGCAGTAAGTTTTCGCCTTCCTTGAATTGTTTCGCCGCAAGTGCAGCTGCAGCTTGTGCCGTGCGATAGCTGTCAGCTAGCCCCCTCAACTTTGTGACAACGGCTTGATCTACCAATGCGCCTTGGTTGGTTACATTCGCCGCTATGGTCGCGATGCGACGGGCGCGTAGTCGCAATTGTGTAGCTTTCTCTTTCGGGTTGTTCTCCTTTAGGCTCTTGTCTAGCGACGTATGCTGGACAAGTTCTTCCGGTGTCACCGTGGCGAGTGCGTCAATTTGGGCTTGAGTCGTTTTGGCGGAAAGCGACGCGATCAGTTTGCCGACTAACGTATCACCCAGCAAGGGCGCAAACGCTGCGAGATCAGCAGCATAGTGGGAGTGCTCGGTCTCTATCGCCGTCTTTAGCTGCTTGCAGACTTTCGCTAGGCCCTCGAATACATCAAGACCGTAGGGAACATAAGAAAAATCGTCCTCCCTATCGAGGTAAGCGCGGGCGCAACGTGAGTCGAAAATCGCAAACGATGATAGTGCAGCAGGAGCCGTTTTGCCGTGCATCCAGTGTGCATCCTTTGCAACACCGTCTATGACAATCTCGAAGGTGGCTTGCGGGGTCCCCGTGCTTCCTGCGAGGAGATTGGCGTTCGGATGTATTGCCTCCATCTGGTCGCGCGCGCGACACGCACGTTTGAGCACACGTGAGTATCCCGATTTACCTGAACCATTGTCGCCATAGATGACGGTCATTCCAGAAGTGCCGAAAGGCAGATTTTGGTTTTCGGCAATTGCGTTGACATGCCGCATGTTCTTTATGGCACGCAACTCAACGTGGGTCGTCACTTTCACCGGAGCCGGAATCTGGTCAGCTGTTAATGGTTTAGGCTTACGGTCCTTGGGGTCCGGGATGTCATGCGCGGCCTTGAGCAGCGCAAAGAGATCGTCTTGGTCTTCTCCCGTCAGTGTCTGCTTGGCCAGCAGGCGTGCCACAGCATCGCTTTGCCATTCGGGTAATCCCTTAGTCCAGTCCAGTATCTCCTGCAATATCGACATCGGTTTCCTCCCGCCATCGTTGTTGTTTGTCTTTCGGAAACTCTCCATATCTTGTCGCGGAAATCACATAAAACGACAACACATTACGAATAATGTACCAATCTCTTTTCATGTGGTACTTCATGTTGCCCTGTGGGCATGACTGTCTAGGTCTTGGCACTTTCCTTTAAAGCAATCAGCCGCTTTTTCAGCGGGGCTGCTTTCCCTGGATGAAATCGCTCCAAGTGCAGAACGCGCCCCATCGCTTGGGCATAGGGGCCGCGTTCAAACGAAAGTATTTCACCGTTCGATATGCGCAGTTCTATGTCACGTACGGCAGCGCGGGTTCTGCTGTACACGGCTTTCCCCAAGCCAGGTTTGGCGTTCACGGAAAGCTTTGTGACTTCCATACGGGCGCCGGATGTAGAAATCTCATGCTTGGCCCGTTTGGGCTGGTACCCAAGTTTGAGCAACATGCCATAAATCTGCCGCATCACTTCCGATTTTTCCTGATTCGTTAGGAACGCTTTTGACGATACAGCGATGTCATCGACGTAACGGGAGTAGATAAGCCCTTGAGATGCGAGTTTTGTGTGCAGTATCGGTTCATCCTGCCAAAATACGAGGTTCGCCAGAAATGAGCTGGTAATGGCACCTTGTGGCAACTCGCCTTGCCGAGTAGTTAGCTGGGTCAGGCATTGCGACACATCCTGACTGAATCCGAAGAGACCATTCCAAACTTTAAATACAAGTTCTGCGGAAGTGGAGGGGAAAAACCCGCTGATGTCTTCGTTGATAACAATTCTGGCGTTGCTATGGAGTGCTGCGTTTACTTTGTAGTCGCTGCCTTTGATACTCCCAGTCAAATACGCTGGGTAGTCCACATGGTCCAGGATCTGGCTTTTGATCCTTCGGTGGACCTCTTTTAGTGGCGCCAGGGCATCATAGGTGTTGCGGATGCTGCCGTCCGGTTTGGCAATGGACTTTGCGACGCGGTATAGACCGTCGGCCCGCTTGGCAAGCGATAGCAGTTCATCGACAGACAGACCCAACGGTACATGCAGGGCATGCAGCGTGCCGATACGGCGTTGTCTATATAAGGGCGCGCTGATTGCTGACAGGCTCATTGAGCAATTCCAGTGCGGTACGCGCAAGTTCCCCTTGCAGCGTCTTGTCAATGCCGTCTAGGTCGCCGCCTTCTGCGCCCAGGAAAAAGAGGATACCAACGGGTACGCGCAATGCCTGTGCGATCTTGGTCATGGTGGAAAGAGTTGGGTCGCGCTTGTTGTTTTCCAGCATGGACAGGTAGGAGACAGAGCACTCAGCCTGTCGTGCGAGATCAGCTTGGGAGACCCCCCGCCGAGTGCGGCACAGCTTGATGGCTTGTCCAAGGTTCATGAGTTACTCCGATAAATCAAATATTGGGCTTGCTGCGTTTTGGCTCACTCCCATCACTTCATCCAGTCAGTGAGATTACTCACTGTGCGGATGACGATGTCGGTGATGCGCAGAGCCCGGAACACGAGTTCACCGTGTTCAAGCTCCCGCCTTTCCGAACTCGCAAGCATGCTGCGCAACTGCTGCAACACGTTATCCAGTTCTGCCAGAGCGCCAGCATCGAGTTGGCTGTAATGTACATCGCGCAGCTTTTGGAGCGTTGCGATGCTGTTCTTCAAAGTTTCGTACTTCATTGGAGTGCTCCTTTTAAACTCGGCAAAACGCCGAAGCCCCGTAACAAGGCGATTGGCCGAAAGGAGCCAACTCGATGCGCAAGCCCAACACCAGTTTTCGCGGCTATGAAGCCCCGTCTCTGCGACCACCTGATTGTGGCTACCGATTAGCTGATTACACGTTGCTAATGGCGGACACACAGCGGCGAGAGGGCGGACCTTCGCGGCGGACCGATGCTGCCGGCCTGCCTCACCTCAAAATCTCCAACACTGGATGAAGGAGCGGCCTGAATTACTTCAGGCAATACACACGGACCTTTCGCTTTTACGGTAAGAGCAACACTTCAAAGAACAGATACCTAGTCGGTTCGACTAGCCAACGCCATTACAGCATGGATAGCGTCATTTGGCAACAAAAATTCACTGTCAGTGAATTTTATGCTCATTATGTGGGTGTTCCAGTCAAGAAGCACCCTGACCGGGCATCTCTCCAAGTGAATCTTGAAGCCCAATGCATCCCGGCGTACCGCCGTCGGGCTCGCGGGCTGCGCCCCGCGCTTCTTGTCGAATCGCGGCCATCCGGCTTTGATCCCTGACGCCTCCGGCTCTTGAGAGCCTGCGCGCTCCGCTTGCCAGGCCGAGAGAGGCTGGTGGGGTGGGGCGGTCTTGC
The window above is part of the Spongiibacter tropicus DSM 19543 genome. Proteins encoded here:
- a CDS encoding AAA family ATPase gives rise to the protein MSILQEILDWTKGLPEWQSDAVARLLAKQTLTGEDQDDLFALLKAAHDIPDPKDRKPKPLTADQIPAPVKVTTHVELRAIKNMRHVNAIAENQNLPFGTSGMTVIYGDNGSGKSGYSRVLKRACRARDQMEAIHPNANLLAGSTGTPQATFEIVIDGVAKDAHWMHGKTAPAALSSFAIFDSRCARAYLDREDDFSYVPYGLDVFEGLAKVCKQLKTAIETEHSHYAADLAAFAPLLGDTLVGKLIASLSAKTTQAQIDALATVTPEELVQHTSLDKSLKENNPKEKATQLRLRARRIATIAANVTNQGALVDQAVVTKLRGLADSYRTAQAAAALAAKQFKEGENLLPGTGGEAWRELFDAARKFAAESHPDKGFPELGADAPCPLCQQPLAEGADRLLRFEAFIQQEAEKTSQARRAALYAEYKPFITQNLTLNLDDVTHGEIEALDPQLAADAKAFEPLLTARQEAIKAAVISHQWNDINQALVNPAARLQALANKLNSEAETLEKASDEKARAALQKQFMELDARVRLSQVKGAVAMAVSRLAHQAKLMKCLSAVKTNAISLKASELAEKVVSKELTEALNREFKALGVGTLRVSLQSRSDRGKALHKLKLELPQSRSPGDILSEGEQRAVAIGSFLAEVGLSGGKGGIVFDDPVSSLDHRRRERVAKRLSIEAAQRQVIVFTHDIYFLCVLAEEAKLAGVPIVTQSLVRRAEGFGVAHPDLPFEGKNASKRIGALKAQHQAIAKLHNDGEEQEHRRLTIEAYFHLRMAWERAVEEVLLREVILRFRKGVETQRLAGVMVEDDDYAQVNAGMTKCSNYAHDKALMGGIAIPEPDELLDDIMALETWRGKIDKRSTETAKKRKTGPVPSTPV
- a CDS encoding reverse transcriptase family protein — translated: MSLSAISAPLYRQRRIGTLHALHVPLGLSVDELLSLAKRADGLYRVAKSIAKPDGSIRNTYDALAPLKEVHRRIKSQILDHVDYPAYLTGSIKGSDYKVNAALHSNARIVINEDISGFFPSTSAELVFKVWNGLFGFSQDVSQCLTQLTTRQGELPQGAITSSFLANLVFWQDEPILHTKLASQGLIYSRYVDDIAVSSKAFLTNQEKSEVMRQIYGMLLKLGYQPKRAKHEISTSGARMEVTKLSVNAKPGLGKAVYSRTRAAVRDIELRISNGEILSFERGPYAQAMGRVLHLERFHPGKAAPLKKRLIALKESAKT
- a CDS encoding helix-turn-helix domain-containing protein — protein: MNLGQAIKLCRTRRGVSQADLARQAECSVSYLSMLENNKRDPTLSTMTKIAQALRVPVGILFFLGAEGGDLDGIDKTLQGELARTALELLNEPVSNQRALI